Within the Nerophis ophidion isolate RoL-2023_Sa linkage group LG01, RoL_Noph_v1.0, whole genome shotgun sequence genome, the region aTGTAATGACActtgcgtcgttagcattagctcataTACTAACACATTTagaagtgtctgtgttagtataacTTACAATGGCAGTCTTTTTTTCAGTTTcgaaaattcctcagtaaattcatcaaaacgtcaccatggagttattgattCGGTTTAactgattggaaagctagcttacgcagctagtgggtccatgacgatgacttctgttttgttttgttttactgccgtgtgacaggcaccggtttggaaacaattaagttatgtaaataaacattgacaaaatcttcctgtgtaaACAACTTCATTTCACAAAGTATATTACTAGTATTTACCtgaaataaatactttaattcaattcaatatatCTGCGACCTATAGTCAATTGCGGCTAATGTATGGAAATTAGTTTCTTttcaaatgtagtgtgctttatagtccggaaaatacggtacttccatCTCCGATTAAGGACTTCTTTCATAGTCTGATCTGATTCATTAGATTTAGCCCATATATTCCCCCTATATCGGTCGAATCTATGACAGTGTTTTTAGGGGTGCCGTCAAAAAAAATAAGCATTATGAATTGGTTCAAAGTCTtcaagaataatttttttttaaaatagtttttaggcAATCTCTGGTCTCACTTGCTGCACATATACAGACGCAAACATTCTTTGCAAGCAAgaagagcttttgtaacctgttttgaaaagtttttatCATATTCTATGTATCAAGGTTGCAACGAGTAATTCGATTATTACTTTGATCGTttgagtgtaactaataaaaacgtattcaaaaaatgtaattaatgcacaccggcgatgaggtggcgaattgtccagcgTTTATCCCGCCTtcccgccgattgtagctgagttaggcaccagcgccccccgctacccaaaaggtaataagcggtaggaaatggatggatggataattaatgcacacatgttaaaagcagagatgtccgatattatcggccgatgaattctttaaaatgtgatatcggaaattatcggtattggtttcaaaaagtaaaatatataactttttaaaacgccgctgtgcacACGGGCGTAGGATGAACTATTGAGCGCCAATAAatcataaaggcactgcctttgcctgccggcccagtcacataatatctatggctattcacacacacaagtgaatgccacgtatacttggtcaacagccatacaggtctcactgagggtggccgtataaacaactttaacactgttacatatatgcgccacactgtggacccacaccaaacaagaatgacaaacacatttcgggagaaaatccacaccgtaacacaacaaaacaaatacccagaacccattgcagcactaactcttccgggacgctacaatatacaccccgaaATGACACACAAGGATTCACGGAAATTCAAAAATAGCGTTCTCAAACTGCAAGTACCGGCGGTCACTGAAATTAAAGGCAAGAATGTTTATGTAACATGCACGCTATGCCCCGGAGAAAGCATTTGTCccgtttttttttgggggggagggggggttaaaATTAGATTCAGCAcatttttgaatttggattaatcatgattaatcacaggtgaatACTCCCTTGCATTATTAAAATTAGCTtaagaaaagaccccaatatttgtaaacaaatgcaattgtattgtcagaattttaattttcctgaaggaactctcctgatggaatcaataaagtactatctatctagaacagtggttcttaaccttgttggaggtactgaaccccaccagtttcatatgcgcatccaccgaacccttctttagtgaaaaataaaatgttttttaaattcatgacaaagttatatgatcttttactggtgcacaaccgtgcatgaacatccccttgttcaaagaacaaaaccaacacagtgcatgaactcgtaacaaattacacacctgcaaatcagtttgggttctgctgttgccgtatccctaatatgccgatagggagaagtttttatgtacacgatgagtcgggtgtggcttgagtggaggctccaccgaacccctgaggccgagtCACCGAACcccttgggttcgatcgaaccctggttaagaaccactgatctagaatgTCATTCAGTAAATGTTTTTCAACGTTTTACtggaatgcatgtcatttatttgccccAAACTTGTAAACAGTTTTATCTAAggtttacgtggaccccgacttaaacgagttgaaaaacttatttgggtgttaccatttagtggtcaattgtatggaatacgtactgtactgtgcaatctactaataaaagtctcaatcaatcaatcaatcttttagGATGTATTTTGGCATACAGTTGCATTGACTTGCACTACTTACAGACCAAATGTTCCTTTGAGTCTTTTAAGTTTAAGTTTAAATTTTTGGCACATATTGAGTTTTGTACCTTCAATATTTAATGGTGTTGATTTACCGAAGATttattttgtatacatttttatttctgtaCATATAAAAAAGGCACACTGTAATCTACTAAGTTCAGATAAATGCCAAATGTTCCAAAATACTGCACATAGTGTTTATATTCTTCAATCAGTTAATATAAACATCTTTGATGtaaaacatgttattttatacactattacgttggataacgaaataattttttttttattaccatcATTAGTTATAATGAATACAGTACAGAGATTTGATCATGAGCTTTGAGGTTGTACTTTTAACACCTTAAAGTGTCTTCTTAAAAGTATGtgtcgagtaaaaaaaaaaaaaaagagtaaaacatcaataaagTATTTGTTTTCCTATTTGTGTTAAAATCATGTGAGTATTTTTTAGGTGAAGGTTACAAgaaacacttaaaacattgatccatccatccattttctaccgcttattccctttttggggtggcggggggcgctggcgcctatctcagcttcaatcgggcggaaggcagggtacaccctggacaagtcgccacctcatcgcagggccaacacagatagacagacaacattcacactcacattcacacactagggccaatttagtgttgccaatcgaccaatccccaggtgcatgtctatggaagttggaggaagccggagtacccgaagggaacccacgcattcacggggaggacatgcaaactccacacagaaagatcccgagcccgggattgaacccaggactactcaggaccttcgtattgtgaggcagacgcactaacccctctgccaccgtgctgcccaacatTGATAACAAATTCCTAAAATCACAAGCTGGCTCAATGTTATTGAAAATAAGTAAGCCGAAAAACATTGCAACTGTTCTGAAAAGGCcgcaaattaaagtaccaatgattgtcacacgcacaccaggtgtggtgaaattatcctctgcatttgacccatcacccttgatcaccccctgggaggtgagcggagcggtgagcagcagcggtagccgcgcccgggaatcattttggtgatttaacaccccattccaacccttgatgctgagtgccaaacaggaaggtaatgggtcccatttttatagtcattggtatgactcggccatggtttgaactcacaacctaccgatctcaggacggacactaacCACAATGCAACTGAGCAGAGTTCTCAGGAGTTCTATGccgcaacaataacaaaaaaaaagcctgtgaaaTCCAGGAGGGACTGTGTAGTGTGAGCACGGCCTTAGTCaatatctaaagcaggggtgtcaaactcaaatacagagtgggccaaaatttaaaactgaacaaagctgcgggccaaggttgaacaaattaaccttttaatagggaccccaaaaaATTTTGCATTgtatattgaacaagcaagacttatataactttatagtgacaagcaaaattgagtttcaaataataatgataataataaaaaaatatcaatggcatatcaaaaatacaattttaataacaattgaatgcctcttttctatttgcagctttctgaggaaaatatcaaaataaacttttttccacaggctaataataaatttgaaaatgaaataagaataatgaatgaatgaatcaaacattcaggcctttttattgCTCATTTcgcgacacactgatctaatctgatgtgcccaagccagatattgtagcgtctcggaggagttagtgctgcaaggggttctgggtatttgttctgttgtgttagggtgcggatgtgtttgtcattcttctttggtgtgggttcacagtgtggcgcatatttgtaaccatgttaaagttgtttatacggccaccctcagtttgacctgtatggctgttgaccaagtatgccctgcaTTCACTTAGGTGTGTGTAGAAGCTACGAATATTAGGTGCCTgtgccggcatgctgtttgtaaggaggaaaagcggacgtgacgacaggttgtagaggaggtcaaaggcagtacctttaaggcacgcctccaatattgttttccggttggaaatcgggagaaatacaggagaatggttgccccgggagattttcggagggGTTGGCCAGtataagtattagcggtgaatgcggtgtataataccggcgggccagctctaatgttaatttgatattgccacaagggccaaatgaaattaaaaggcgggccaaatttggcccgcgggccagagtttgacacccatgatccaaaggcttcacggtggcagaggggttagtgcgtctgcctcacaatacgaagttcctgcagtcctgggttcaaatccaggctcgagatctttctgtgtggagtttgcatgttctcccgtgaatgcgtgggttccctccgggtactccggcttcctcccacttccaaagacatgcacctggggataggttgattggcaacactaaattggccctagtgtgtgaatgtgagtgtgaatgttgtctgtctatgtgtgttggccctgcgatgaggtggcgacttgtccagggtgtaccccgccttccgccctattgtagctaagattggcgccagcgccccccgcgactccgaaagagaataagcggtagaaaatggatggatggatggatctaaagTCATTGAATTAATAGCAACAGGTTGTCTTAAAAGGACATTGCCTTGAAGACTAATAGATAGGATAACTGTAGTCTGAGAGTATAGTGCTGGAACCAAACCCTCAAGACTACTACTGTCCTAACTGGTCTTTGCatatgaactgatgaagtctgcCCGAATGAGAAGTGAAAGGTCTTTTAAAACAAATTGAACAGTCCAGTTCTCATCGATTAAGTGCCATGAGAATATAATGCCATGGACGAGTGAGACTGTTCTCGTAGTCAGCAATTATGGACTTCAGTGGCTATTCATTCACAATGAATAGATGTGTAACTAGACACGACAGTCCAACGATAAACATTAAATCTCTTCCTCTGGGTCACTCATTAAAGCCAATGGCTCACTAAAAAGACTTTGGcactctacacacacacacacttttctcTAGCCTAATTGCTTTAACATGTGTATCCTTTAAAACAGGCTCGAGGCACAAGCAGGACGACCACATAGTTGAGTACCATAGTGAAGTTTGCAAGGACTCGTCAGATGGAGCACCTCTCTTTCCCGCCGCTGACCCGCTTCGCCGTGTGCGGCGGCACCCACGGCAACGAGATGACCGGGGTGCACGTGGTGCGACAAATGAAGAAAAATAAGGTGGATAAAGTCGGGCACGCGTCTGTAATGACGGTGCTTTCGAATCCTGAGGCTGTGAAAGAATGTAGACGGTACATAGAAAAAGATCTCAATCGTTGCTTCACATATGCTATGCTGAGGTATGTTGGGGGGGGGGACTGGTATTTGAGTATGTCAATCTTTTATATGCTCACTTGTGTCAATTTGTTTGGACTTGCAGTGCACCCTTAGGGCCCTCATCGACTCACGAGATGAAGCGAGCTAAGGAGCTGAACGCTCTGCTTGGGCCCAAAGGGAGCCCAGAAGCCGTGGACTTGTTATGTGACCTCCACAACACCACCTCCAACATGGGCCCCTGCTTCATTTTGTCCAACCAAGACTGGATCGTCATGCACATTTGTAAATACGTACAGGTGAATTGTACACTTAAAACAGTTTTGTGTGTACACCCTTTTAATCTGTATCCATTTTAGATAAGCAAAAATTAGTAAAACGGTAATGGTGTAAATAGAAACAAGAAGTGAAAGATGAATACTGCTTACCACCTAAAAAATGAATACTGCTTACAACCAGTATTCGTCTTAGGAAAAGTTTAATGAATACTGCGTACAGTCAGTATTCATCAAAAGAAATGTTCAATAATGAATAGTGTGTACAACCAGAATTCTTCAAAGGAAAAGTTTAATGATGAATACTACACACTAGCATTCAAAAAGGAAAAGTTTAATGATGCATATGCGAACTTGTATTAATCAAAGGAAAACTTTAAATAGGAATACTGCGAAATAGTATTCTTCAAAGGAAAAATTAAATGATGAACACTGCAAGTAATCTTAAAaagtttaatgaatactttgtaCAACCAGTATTCTTAAAGAGAAACATTTAATGATGTACAACCAGTATTCATCAAAGTAAAAATTCAATGATAAGGACATTAAACATTTCCTTCGATAAATACTGGTTGTTAGCTGTATTTATCATTAaccttttatttttaataaatgtcgGTTGCACGCAatcttagaatagaatagaatagaatagaaagtactttattgatccatgggggaaattcagcaccacagggatcaataaagtactttctattctaatcTAAGATTGCGTGCAACCGGCATTTATCATTAACCTTTTATTTTGATAAATGCCGGTTTTGATAAACCGGCATAAAGTTTGCACGCAatcttagaatagaatagaatagaaagtactttattgatccctgtggtgctgaatttcccccagggatcaataaagtactttctatcctATTCTATTCTAAGATTGCATGCAACCGGCATTTATCAGAATAAAAGGTTAATGATAAATTAACCTTTATAACGGTTTTGATAAACCAGCATTTATCAAAATAAAAGGTTAATGATAAAAACAGCTAACAACCAGTATTTATCAAAAGAAATGTTTCATGATAAATACTGTGTACAACCAGTATTCTTCACAGGTTTAATATTGAATACTGCTTATAACCAGTATTCTTAAAAAGAAAAGTTTAATAATGAATACTGCGTACAACCAGTATTCTTCAAAGGGAAAGTTTAATGATGAATACTGCGCACAACCGGTATTCATCAAAGTAAAAATTCAATGATGAACACTGAGTACAACCGGCATTTATCAAAATAAAAAGTTTAATgataaacacagaaaacaaccAGTATTTATCAAAGGAAATGTTGAATGTATTCATTAAAGGAAATGTTTTATGATAAATACCGTGTACAAAGAGTGTTTTTCAAAGGATTAATAATGAATACTGTGTACAACCAGTATTTTTCAAAGGTTTAATAATGAATACTGTGTACAACCAGTATTTTTCAAAGGTTTAATAATGAATACTGTGTACAACCAGTATTTTTCAAAGGTTTAATAAAGAATACTGCTTATAACCAGTATTCTTGAAAgggaattattttttaaattttcctgaaggaactctcctgaaggaatcaataaagtactatctatctatgaaaACTGTGTAAAACCAGTATTTGTCAAAAGAAAGGATTAATGATGAATATGGCTTACAAACAGTAGATATCAAAGTAAAAGATTATTGTATTCGTCACAGGAAACGTTTAATGATAAATACTGCTTAAAACCAGTAATCAAGGGAAAATATTGCTACTGCTTTGTTAactatatttatttacatgtgatattgatgtttttatttactataaaCAGCTGATACTTACAGCTGAGTTATTTTTGCACTTGTATAATTTTAATCCAAACATTGATGTGTACAGTATTTTATGTTATGTAATGAGGAAAAGTGAACGCTTGCAATTAATTTCTTATTTGTAACCTGAAGAAGTTAGAACTTAAATGTAATTCATGAATTGTGGTCAGATACAAAATAAACTACAAAAACTCACACGGGACGTAAAAGTTACTTATTTTGGCTCAAACATTACGATTCTCAACAGGTTTTCCTCACTGCTCATTAGTGATTACAATTCAAGTTGTGTTTACTTCACAATTGTATTGTcctttatttgctttattttaattATCAAATGCATAAAaggctattattattttttacagagTAAAGCCTTGAATTGGCCCGTGGCATTAATCAAGATGGGTGAAGATGAATCTCAGACCTACTCACTTGATACTGTAGGCAAACATGGCttctgtaagtgtgtgtgtgtgtgtgtgtgtacacacataaGCATAGGTGTGTCTgcatgaaagtaaacaatgtactATATTTGCGCAGGCAAAGTATTTATCTTCTACAGCTCTGACAGCTAAAGATAAAAACTTTGGATCCTGC harbors:
- the LOC133559982 gene encoding N-acyl-aromatic-L-amino acid amidohydrolase (carboxylate-forming) B-like isoform X2 — encoded protein: MEHLSFPPLTRFAVCGGTHGNEMTGVHVVRQMKKNKVDKVGHASVMTVLSNPEAVKECRRAPLGPSSTHEMKRAKELNALLGPKGSPEAVDLLCDLHNTTSNMGPCFILSNQDWIVMHICKYVQSKALNWPVALIKMGEDESQTYSLDTVGKHGFSLEVGPQPTGVVRADIYNMVKEILELIFEWLQKFNSGCIFEGGQLEAFKWTKTIDYPRDPSTNEITAAIHPQLQDNDFKLLQPGDPIFLTFTGETVTHQGEAAYPFFVNECAYYEKKIAFHLAEKISISIPSISMDKSIRINKKNI
- the LOC133559982 gene encoding N-acyl-aromatic-L-amino acid amidohydrolase (carboxylate-forming) B-like isoform X1, coding for MEHLSFPPLTRFAVCGGTHGNEMTGVHVVRQMKKNKVDKVGHASVMTVLSNPEAVKECRRYIEKDLNRCFTYAMLSAPLGPSSTHEMKRAKELNALLGPKGSPEAVDLLCDLHNTTSNMGPCFILSNQDWIVMHICKYVQSKALNWPVALIKMGEDESQTYSLDTVGKHGFSLEVGPQPTGVVRADIYNMVKEILELIFEWLQKFNSGCIFEGGQLEAFKWTKTIDYPRDPSTNEITAAIHPQLQDNDFKLLQPGDPIFLTFTGETVTHQGEAAYPFFVNECAYYEKKIAFHLAEKISISIPSISMDKSIRINKKNI